Proteins encoded within one genomic window of Bacteroidia bacterium:
- a CDS encoding four-helix bundle copper-binding protein: protein MKSEAKNDLLHQLIKCITACETCATMCINEGSEGKAVCINTDRDCADLCALLTRYIGRNSQFTDETMKMAVGVIKKCEAECRKHDDDHCQKCAEVCHATHKALEEFQSR from the coding sequence ATGAAGTCCGAAGCAAAGAACGATTTGTTGCATCAATTAATCAAGTGTATAACTGCCTGCGAAACCTGCGCAACAATGTGCATTAATGAAGGATCAGAGGGAAAAGCCGTATGCATTAACACAGACCGCGACTGTGCTGACTTGTGCGCTCTTTTAACGCGCTATATCGGGCGCAATTCCCAATTTACGGATGAAACAATGAAAATGGCTGTAGGCGTAATTAAAAAATGTGAAGCTGAATGCCGCAAACATGATGATGATCACTGTCAGAAATGCGCAGAGGTTTGCCATGCCACCCATAAAGCGCTTGAAGAATTTCAAAGCCGCTGA
- a CDS encoding SDR family oxidoreductase: MANNLLKGKRGLIFGALDESSIAWAVAEKAHEEQGKFVLSNAPIAMRLGKLKDLAEKCNAEIITADATSVEDLEKLLTETMETLGGKLDFVLHSIGMSPNVRKKREYTDLNYDFFQKTLDISALSLHKVLQTAWKLDALNQNASVVTLTYIAAQRTFPDYSDMAQAKALLESIVRSFGYFYGREKGVRINSVSQSPTKTTAGTGVSGFDVFFDYADKMSPLGNASASSCAEFCISLFSDYTRMVTMQNLYHDGGFSSSGMTKDIVQQIAGGQND, translated from the coding sequence ATGGCAAATAACTTACTCAAGGGAAAACGGGGGTTGATTTTTGGAGCGCTGGATGAAAGCTCAATTGCATGGGCAGTAGCGGAAAAAGCGCACGAGGAGCAGGGAAAATTTGTACTGAGCAATGCGCCCATAGCCATGAGGCTGGGCAAGCTTAAAGACTTAGCTGAAAAATGCAATGCAGAGATCATCACTGCTGATGCTACTTCGGTGGAGGACCTGGAAAAGCTGCTGACCGAAACCATGGAAACCCTGGGTGGAAAGCTGGATTTCGTTCTTCACTCCATTGGCATGTCTCCCAACGTGAGGAAGAAGCGTGAATACACAGACCTCAATTATGACTTCTTTCAGAAAACGCTGGACATATCCGCACTCTCACTGCACAAGGTTCTTCAAACGGCCTGGAAGCTGGATGCGCTGAACCAAAATGCTTCTGTGGTGACCCTCACCTATATTGCCGCTCAGCGCACCTTTCCTGATTACAGCGACATGGCGCAGGCAAAGGCATTGCTCGAAAGCATCGTCCGCAGTTTCGGCTATTTCTATGGCAGGGAAAAAGGTGTACGAATAAACTCTGTTTCGCAGTCGCCCACCAAAACCACAGCAGGAACAGGCGTTTCAGGCTTCGATGTATTTTTTGATTATGCTGATAAAATGTCTCCCCTGGGAAATGCCAGCGCTTCCAGTTGTGCCGAATTCTGCATCTCCCTTTTCAGCGATTACACCCGCATGGTCACCATGCAAAACCTGTATCATGACGGTGGCTTCAGCAGCTCCGGAATGACGAAGGACATTGTGCAGCAAATTGCAGGTGGACAAAATGATTAA
- a CDS encoding porin family protein translates to MSFKLIFFIISCLIFSIYAGAQNFKGSLLLGVNAAQIHGDGMGGFNKLGIMGGVGVTLPFSEKWSGRMELNYSRKGSREDLGPDGTGQQGAWALLKVNYAEVPISAIYHWKEKLNFQGGLGVAFLINYTAEDPIGAPYTLTPGNELRPYDLTAHLGLAYQFTDRISGLIRYSQSWASIGRDGRTLFSVPYGGLYNIIVNIGVRYDLSKQ, encoded by the coding sequence ATGAGTTTTAAACTGATCTTTTTTATTATTTCTTGCTTAATATTCTCAATATATGCAGGTGCGCAAAACTTTAAAGGGTCGCTCCTTCTTGGCGTCAATGCAGCGCAGATCCATGGTGATGGTATGGGAGGATTTAATAAATTAGGCATCATGGGCGGAGTTGGCGTTACGCTTCCCTTTTCTGAAAAGTGGAGCGGCCGCATGGAGTTGAACTATAGCCGCAAAGGCAGCCGTGAAGATCTGGGTCCGGATGGAACAGGACAACAGGGAGCCTGGGCATTGTTAAAAGTCAATTATGCAGAAGTACCCATTTCTGCAATTTATCATTGGAAGGAAAAGCTCAATTTCCAGGGCGGACTTGGTGTGGCGTTTTTGATCAATTATACCGCAGAAGATCCCATAGGTGCTCCCTATACCTTGACACCTGGAAATGAGCTAAGGCCCTATGATCTTACTGCCCATTTGGGCTTAGCCTACCAGTTTACTGACCGGATCAGCGGGCTTATTCGCTACAGTCAGTCATGGGCGTCCATCGGCAGAGATGGACGCACACTTTTCAGCGTCCCTTATGGTGGACTTTATAATATCATCGTAAACATTGGGGTGAGATATGACCTCAGCAAACAGTAA
- a CDS encoding ligase-associated DNA damage response exonuclease: MPKEKLLTFTDRGIYCLRANLYLDPWKPVDKAIVTHGHSDHARPGSRHYIAQHDSVPILKLRLGDSPVTGIGYGEPFSINGVTFSLHPAGHIIGSAQVRVEYKGEIWVFTGDYKTENDNLCTPYESIKCNVFISESTFALPVYRWRPQAEVFAEINSWWRRNAEAGKTSLLLGYTLGKAQRLFHNVDPSIGRIFGHGAICNMHEVLRTHGIPLRPLERITSETDRRLFPGSLVIAPPSALSSPWVRKFYPFATGTASGWMQVRGARRRRAVDRGFVLSDHADWPGLLAAIRDTGAERVFLTHGYSAVLARYLSEQGLDASVVETEYKGEMDEETDTQDLPEKS; the protein is encoded by the coding sequence ATGCCAAAAGAAAAACTGCTTACGTTTACTGACCGTGGAATCTATTGTTTGCGCGCCAATTTATACCTGGATCCCTGGAAACCGGTGGACAAGGCCATCGTAACGCATGGCCACTCCGACCATGCCCGTCCGGGAAGCAGGCACTATATCGCCCAGCATGATTCCGTCCCCATTCTGAAGCTGCGCCTGGGAGACAGCCCGGTGACGGGCATCGGGTATGGCGAGCCATTCTCCATAAACGGAGTTACATTTTCGCTGCATCCTGCCGGCCATATCATTGGATCGGCACAGGTGCGGGTGGAATATAAAGGCGAGATTTGGGTTTTTACCGGGGATTATAAAACGGAGAATGATAATCTCTGTACACCTTACGAATCAATAAAGTGCAATGTCTTTATCTCCGAATCAACTTTTGCACTGCCGGTTTACCGTTGGCGGCCACAGGCGGAGGTATTTGCCGAGATCAATAGCTGGTGGAGACGCAATGCCGAAGCAGGAAAAACCAGCCTTTTATTGGGCTACACGCTGGGAAAGGCGCAACGGCTGTTTCATAACGTTGACCCCTCCATAGGCCGGATTTTCGGGCATGGAGCGATTTGCAATATGCACGAGGTGCTGAGGACGCATGGCATTCCGTTGCGGCCTCTGGAACGGATCACCAGCGAAACGGACCGAAGGCTATTCCCGGGCTCTCTGGTGATTGCACCGCCCTCCGCGCTAAGCAGTCCCTGGGTCCGGAAGTTCTACCCTTTTGCCACCGGCACGGCCTCCGGCTGGATGCAGGTGAGAGGTGCCCGCAGGCGCAGGGCTGTTGACCGGGGTTTCGTCCTCTCGGACCATGCCGACTGGCCGGGATTGCTGGCCGCCATTCGCGATACCGGGGCGGAACGCGTATTCCTTACCCACGGCTATTCCGCAGTACTGGCCCGCTACCTCTCAGAACAGGGCCTGGATGCAAGCGTGGTGGAAACGGAATACAAAGGAGAAATGGATGAAGAAACCGATACACAAGATCTTCCTGAAAAGTCTTAG